CAGCTGGGGATTCAGGCCCTGCTGGGCGGGCTGCGCCAGGTGCTGCTGGTGGCGGCCCCCTTCACCGGCGGCCTGAGCCTGGCCCCCGCGGCGCCGGTGGCGGTGGCCCAGGCGGCCCTGGCCGTGCACACCACCCGGCGCACCGGCGAGCTGGCGGCCCTGGAACTGATGCGCGGCGCCAGACGCGGCGGCCGCCCGGGAGCCCTGCTGCGGCGGCTGGCCGCCAGCGACCCCAGCGCGCGCCGCTGGCTCGGCCGCTGGCCGGAGAGGGACGGCAGCCGCTTGACTCCAGGGCGCGGCAACGCTCTCGGGGAGGGCCTGCTGCCGTGACCGCCCCCCCGGCCGAAGCCAGCCTGGAGCCGAACTCCAGCCGCGGCGTGATCGCCCTGTTCGGCACCAGTGCCGATCCTCCGACCCTGGGACACCAGGCCCTGCTGCGGGGGCTTCTGGACCACTTTCCGAGGGTGGCCACCTGGGCCAGCGACAACCCGCTCAAACAGCACGGTGCCCCCCTGGCGGAGCGGGCGGCGTTGCTCGGAGCCCTGGTGAGGGGTCTGGCCGATCCCCGCCTGGAGCAGCACCAGGAACTCAGCAGTCCCTGGGCGATCACCACCCTCGATCGGGCCGCGCAGACCTGGCCGGGCCGGGAGCTGGTGTTCGTGGTCGGCAGCGATCTGGCCCCCCAGATTCCCCGCTGGAAGGAGGGCCAGGCGGTGCTGCGGCGCTGCCGCCTGGCGATCGTGCCGCGGGAGGGCTGGCCGGTCGACAGCGCCGAACTGGAGCCCCTCCGGGCCCTCGGCGCCCAGCTGCAGGTGCTGCCCCTGGCCATCCCGCCCACGGCCAGCTCCGCCCTGCGCCTGCAGCCGGATCCCCGCCAGATTCCGGCGAGTGTGTGGCCCGTGCTGCTGGAGCACAATCTCTACGGCCTCGCCGATCCCTCCTGATGCGCCTTGCCCTGGCCCAGCTCAACCCGCTGGTGGGAGATCTGGCCGGCAATGGGCAGCTGATCCTCGAGGCCTGCCGGCAGGCCGCCGCTGCCCAGGCCGATCTGGTGCTCACCCCCGAACTCTCGCTCTGGGGCTACCCACCGCGGGACCTGCTGTTCCATCAGGCCCGTCTGGCCGCCCAGGCCACCGCGCTGGACAGGCTGGTCGCTGAGCTGGCCGGCTGCGAAGGTGCGCCGGCCGTGCTGGTGGGCATTGCCGAGGCCAGCGGCAGCCGGGAGCTGCCCAATCTCTACAACGCCCTGGCCCTGGTGGAGGGAACCGGCTGGCGGGTGGTGGCCCGCAAGCAGTTGCTGCCCACCTACGACGTGTTCGATGAGCAGCGCTATTTCCGCCCCGGCACGGAGCCTGCCGTGCTCGCGTTCGGCAGGGGCGCCCGCCAGTGGCGCCTGGGGCTCACCATCTGCGAAGACCTCTGGGTGGAGGAGGACCTGCAGGGGCAGCGCCTGGCCGGCCCCGATCCCGTGGCGGCGCTACAGGCCCGGCAGGTGGAGGTGCTGATCAACCTCTCCGCCTCACCGTTCAACCCGGCCAAGGCGGACCTGCGCCAGGCCCTCGCCGCCCGGGCGGCCCAGCGGCTCGGCTGCCCGGTGGTGTACGTGAACCAGGTGGGCGGCAACGACGAGCTGGTCTTCGACGGGGCCAGCTTCGTGGTGGGCTCCACTGGGGCGGTGCTGTGCCAGCTGCCCAGCTGCCGGGAAGCCCTGGAGCTGTGGAGCCCTGCATCGTCTGCCGGCAGCCCGCCCCCCCCTGCAGCGGTGCTGCCGGCTCCGATGGAGCAGCTGTTCCGCGCTCTGGTGCTGGGTGTCCGCGACTACGCCGGCAAGTGCGGCTTCCAGCGGAGCCTGCTCGGCCTGAGCGGCGGCATCGATTCGGCCCTGGTGGCGGTGATCGCCTCCGCCGCCCTGGGGCCTGCCGCCGTGCGCGCGCTGCTGATGCCCTCACCCTGGAGTTCGGAGGGCTCGATCGCGGATGCTCTGGCACTGGCGGATCGCCTGGGCCTGCCCACCAGCACCCTGCCGATCGGTCCGCTGATGGGCGGCTTCGATGCGGCCCTGCAGCCCGCCCTGGGCCATGCCCCCACCGGGCTGGCAGCGGAGAATCTGCAGTCGCGGATCCGCGGCACCCTGCTGATGGCCGTGGCGAACCAGGAGGGCCAGCTGCTGCTCTCCACCGGCAACAAATCCGAGCTGGCCGTGGGCTACTGCACCCTCTACGGCGACATGAACGGCGGCCTGGCCGTGATCGGTGACCTCTACAAAACCACCGTGTTCGCCCTGGCGGACTGGCTCGACAGCCCGGCCTCCATGCCCTGCCGCCGAGACGTCGGCCTGCCCGCCGAGGGGGAGCTGATCGGCCTGGCCATCCGCAGCAAGCCCCCCAGCGCCGAACTGCGGCCCGACCAGCGCGACAGCGACTCCCTGCCGGACTACGCCGAGCTCGACCCCCTGCTCGAGGCCCTGGTGGAACAGCGCCGCAGCGCTGAAGAGCTGGCTGCGGAACCCCGCTTCGGGCCACTGGCGCTGCAGGTGGGCCTGCTGTTGCGCCGGGCTGAATTCAAGCGCCGGCAGGCCGCGCCCGTGCTGAAGGTGAGCGGTCACGCCTTCGACAGCGGTTGGCGCATGCCGATCGCCGCTGGCTGAGCCAGGCTGGTGGGGCGCCTCCTGCGTTTGATGGCCTCCCAGGCTTCGGCTCCAACGCTCACCGCCCCCATGGCGAGCATCGGTGTGCCCCGTGAGATCAAGCGCGACGAGCGCCGTGTGGCCCTCACCCCCGATGGGGTGCAGGAGCTGGTGTCCCAGGGCATGGAGGTGCGGGTGGAGGCCGGCGCCGGGCTGGGGGCGGGCATCGCCGATACCGACTTCGCCGCCGCCGGTGCCCGCCTGGTGAACCGGGAGGAGGCCTGGGCCGCCCATCTGGTGGTGAAGGTGAAGGAACCCCAGCCGGAGGAATTCGGCTTCCTGCGCAGCGATCTGGTGCTGTTCACCTACCTGCACCTGGCCGCGTACCCGGATGTGGGCCGGGCTCTGCTGGAGGCCGGCACCACCTCGCTGGCCTACGAAACGGTGCAGCTGGAGGACGCCAGCCTGCCGCTGCTGGCCCCGATGAGCGAGATCGCCGGCCGTCTGGCCGCCCAGGTGGGCGCCCACCTGCTGGAGCAGCCCCACGGGGGCCGGGGGATCCTGATGGGAGGGTGCACGGGCGTACGCCCGGCCCGGGTGGTGGTGCTGGGGGCCGGCACGGTGGGATGGAACGCCGCCCGCATCGCCGCCGCCATGGACGCCGAGGTGTTCCTGCTCGACCGCTCGCCCCAGCGGCTGCGTCAGCTGGAGGCCGACCGGCGCGGACGGCTGGTGAACCTCGTGAGCAGCCGCAGCCTGGTGGAACGCCTGGTGCCCGGCGCGGATCTGGTGATCGGCGCCGTGCTCACCCCCGGCGGCCGTGCCCCCACCCTGGTGGAGGAAGCCCTGGTGCAGCAGATGAAGCCAGGCTCGGTGATCGTGGATGTGGCCATCGACCAGGGGGGCTGCATCGCCACCAGCCGCGAGACCACCCACACCGACCCGGTGCATGCGGTGCATGGCGTGCAGCACTACGCCGTGGGCAACATGCCGGGAGCGGTTCCCTTCACCTCCACCGAGGCCCTGGTGAGCGTCACCCTGCCCTACATCCTGGTGATGGCGGGGCGGGGGCTAGCCGAGGCGGTCACCGACCGGCCGGAACTGCTCTCGGGGCTGAACACGGTGGATGGTGCGGTGTGCCATCCAGGCGTGGCCAAGGCGCTGGGGGTGGCACCGCGGCACCCGATGGCCTGCCTGCGCTGAGCGTCCCGGGGCCGTGCTGAATCCTGGCCGCATCCGCATCCTCGCCGTGGGCAAGGTGCGCAAGTCCTGGGTCCGCGAGGGCCTGGAGGTGTACCGCAGGCGGATGCCGGGCCTCTCCATCGTGGAGCTGAGGGATACCGATCCGGTGCGGGAAGCCCAGGCGATCCGCGCCGAACTGCGCAGCGATGAACAGCTCATCACCCTGAGCGAGGAGGGCCGCACCTTCCGCTCACGGGAGCTGGCCCACCACCTGAACCAGAGCGGATCCGATCGCCTGGCCTTCGTGATCGGCGGCGCCGACGGCCTCGATCCGGCCCTGCGGGCCCGGGCCCAGTGGCAGCTCAGCCTCTCGGCCCTCACCTTCCCCCACGAGCTGGCCAGGCTGCTGCTGCTGGAGCAGCTCTACCGGGCCCAGACCATTCTCCAGGGGGGGCCGTATCACCGGGAATAGGGCAGGCAGCCAGGCAGCCCACTGCGGCGCCGCCATCCACCACGCCCTGATCCACATCCTTCGGCCCCCACCGCCGATCCTGCCCTCGCCACCGGCCCGCCACCCATGCCCCAGTCCCGCCGCTGCCGAGCCCTCCTGCTGGTGCTGCTGCTGAGCCTGATGCCTCTGCCCGGCAGGGCGGCGGCCGATCCGGCCGCGCTGCGCAGCGCTGTGGACGATGCACGCCGCCAGGGCCAGCTGCGCGCCGTGCTGGTGCGGGTGAGTGTGGACGGAGAGGACCTGCTGCGGATGGTGAGCGGCGAGTCGTTGCCGGGGCAGCCCGCCACCACGGCGATGCGCTTCCGCAGTGGCGCGGTGGCGATGGCGTACCTCGCCACGCTGCTGCTGCGGCTGGCGGAGCAGGGCGTGGTGGACCTCGACGCTCCGGTGCGGCGCTGGCTGCCGGAGGTGCCGCACACCGAGCGGGTGAGCCTGCGCCAGCTGGCCCAGATGACGGCCGGCTACCGCGACGATGTCCGCAACCCCGCCTTCATCGCGGCCTTCGAGCGGAACCCCTTCCGCCGTTGGCGCAGCGAGCAACTGCTGGCCTTCGCCGAGCCGGCCAGCCTGCTCTACCCGCCAGGCACCAACTGGAACTACTCCCACACCAGCACGCTGCTGCTGGGGATGGCCCTGGAGCGGGCCGGCGGCGCACCCCTGGAGCGGCTGCTCCAGCAGCAGGTGCTCAGCCCCCTGGGGCTGAAGCACACCGGCGACACGGGGACGGCGGCGATTCCGCCCCCCGTGCTGCACGCCTACTCCGAGGAGCGGCGCAGCGCCCTGGCGCTCCCGCCCGAGCGGGGCTTTCTCGAGGAGAGCACCTTCTGGGATCCCTCCTGGACGCTGCCGGCCGGGGCGGTGCAGACCACCACCCTCGATGACCTCCACGCCACGGCGGTCGGCATCGGTGGCGGAGCCCTGCTGACGCCCGCGTCCTACCGCGCCATGGTCAACACCGACCTGCGCGGACGCACCACAGCCCTGCCCGGCTGCGGCACCTGCTTTCCCCAGAGCGAGGGCTACACCTTCGGCATGGGGATCGTCACCACGGGGCGCTGGCTCACCCAGAACCCCCTGTTCGGGGGCTATGCCGCCGCCTTCGGCTACCACCCGCAGCGGCGCATCGCCATCGCGGTGGCCGTGACGTTCAGGGAGGAGGCCTTCCAGCCGGATGGCACCTACGTCAACGAAGCTGACCGGCTCTTTCGCCGTCTGGGTGCCCTGCTCCCGCCCGAGGATCCCCCTCCCCCTCCCCGCCAGCCCAGGCCGGCCCGGGGGGCAGGGGCTGGAGCGGCCGACTGAGGGCACCGGGATGGATGCCTTCCCGCAAAGCCAGCACCAGGCCCGCCGCTTCGCTGTAACTCGAGGCGGACAGGACCTTCAGCCCCAGGGCGGCGGCATCCACCTCCAGCACGCCGGGGTTGTGCACCGCGATCAGGGGAATCCCCCGCTCGGCGCTGGCCAGCACCGCCGCGCCTCCCAGGGCGGTGGCGGGGGCCACCACGGCCCCGATGCCGCTGGGGTGAAGCCAACCCGGCGGCCAGTGCTCCGGAGCCGAGCTGGGCAGCGCCACCAGATCGGGCGCCTGGCTCAGACCCACCAGCACACAGGGCAGGAAGGTGTGCCCGATCTCCTCGGCGGCAGCCCTGGGGTCGAGCTGCGGGTCCAGGGGAAGGGCAGAGAGGGCGGGGGCATGGGCGCAGGGCAAGCCGAGGTGATCCGTGAGCAGATGGCTGATCACCGCCTCCGCCCCTGCCAGGACATCCACCCCGGAACCGCTGCGGTAGGCGGCCAGGGCTTCGCTGCCCGGATCCTCGGGAAAACGCGCCACCGCCGCGATCGCCGTGGCCCCGGCATCGCGCAGACGCTCGCCGGCCCGCAGCAGGGCATCCGGCCGGAGCAGACGGCCCCAGCTGGAGCCACTGGGCCCTTGCTCCAGAGTCACTTCCAGGGGCAGATCGGTGACGACCACCGGCCCGAGATCGAGACCCAGCGTGGCGCGGCAGGCTTCGATCACCTGCAGGTGCCGCTGGCGCAGGTCCACCTCGATGCCGGCATCCAGCAGCACGCCGACCCGCTGGGCACGCACCGGCCGCAGAGCCAGCTCCCGGGCTGCGAAGCGATCGAGGGCCGCTCCCTCCACGTAGTGAATGCGGGGATCACGCCAGTAGAGCGCCGCGCCGTTCATCACATTGGGATGGGTCACCAGACAGCCACTGGCCGCTGCCAGCAGCCGGGCCGCCGGCAGCGCATCACCGGCGTAGCCCCCCACCTGGCAGCCGATGCCGGTGGGGATCACCATCAGGGTGAGCAGGGGTTCTGCTGGGCTCATCCCTCGCCGCAGAACTGCACCGGATCCTCGCGGCACACCACGGTCTCCACGGTGAGGAGGGCCTCCACGGTGAGGAGGACCTCGTCAGGGAGCGACCCCGATCCACGCTCCACGGCCGTGATCGCCCAACGCAGGGGGCGGCCCTCGGCTTCAAGGGCGGCCAGCACCTGGGGCCGCAGGGCACCTGGCTGGCGCCGCAACCGCAGCACCCGGGGTTGCAGACGCAACGGTGGGCTCATCGCAACCCCCCTCATTTCTGGTACTGGCCGAACTGGATCTCATAGAGAGCGTCTTCCATCCCAGCGGTGAGGGAGAGATCGCTAGTCGGAAAAGCGACGCAAAGCAGGGCATAACCCTCCTGCTTGAGTTCGTCCTTGACCCCCATGGCATCGGGCTGGTGCACCGTGCCCTCGCTGATACGGGCCGCGCAGGTTGTGCAGACCCCTGAGCAGCACGAGCTGGGGAGCGGCACCCCGGCGGCCTCTGCCGCAGCCAGCACGGTCTGATCGGCGCGGCAGGGAAAGCTGTGGGTCACTCCCTCGTAGACAGCCGTGATCGTGAAGGTCTGGGGTTGAGTCACTGAAGACGCCGAGTGGTTTTGGGCAGCACGCCCATCTTCCCAGTTGATGGCACCCGGCTGATCGCAGCCTCGGGAGCAGCGCCGATGGGACTGGCGCGAGCACTTCAGCAGGCCTGCCAGGCACTGGGATGGGGGGCCAGGTACTCCGGAGGGTGCTGCCCAGGGGGCGCGGTGAGAACGAAGTCGATGCTCAGAGAACAGCGGAGCGCGTCCGGATCCTGGTTCGGGAGCACGGCATGCTCCAGGCAGGAGGGGAACAGCACAAAGAGGCCTGCGCGGGGCGGCAAATCCCAGTGGCCTGCGCACCAGGGAGAACTCAGCAGCGGTCCGTCATGCCCGACCGCCATGCCCGGTACCAGCTCGTTCACCTGGCGGGAGGGGAACAACCGCAGGCATCCCTGGCGACCGGAGCCGTCGCCCGTGAAGTAGTAGACCCCGCTGAGATGGGCGTTGGGATGGTAGTGACGGCCCACGACCTGGTCAGCCTCACTGATCACAGGCCAGCACCGCTGGATGTGGAGAGACACCCGATCACGCTGAAAGCCGAGCTGGTCCAGGAAGGCATGGCCGAGGCGGCTGAGTTCCCCTGCGAGCGGGGAGAAGCTGGGGTGGGTGTGCAGCTGCCACACCCCGTGGAGATCGCCCGTCCATGCGCATCCAGGGTCTGGATTGCTGCAACCCTCGCCCCGGAGATGATGCAGGGCCTGCAGCTGGATCGCCAGATCCATGGGATCGGGATGCAGCTGCGCCTGGGCCAGCGCCACCGGGAACAGGGACTGGATGTGCAGTGGAGACGCTGCTGCAGTGCGCGCAGGCATGGTCCGGACCCTGGCTAGGAAGACGACGGCATCCCTGGATCACTGGCGTACCCAGAAAGGGGGGCCAGTGCCCAGGGGGGATACGCAAGCGCAACCGGTAGGAGCCCTTCCCCTCGTCGGGGAAGGGAAGGGTCCCGAGGGAAGGGGAACCGATTGCTCAGGACATGGCGGCGGCGCCGCCGACAACCTCGAGGATCTCCTGGGTGATCGCCGCCTGACGGGCCTTGTTGTAATCCAGGGTCAGGGTCTTGGCCAGAGCCTTGGCATTGTCGCTGGCATTGTTCATGGCCGTCATGCGGCTGGCCAGCTCGGAGGCGGCGGCTTCCTGGAGGGAGCGCAGCAACTGGTTCTGCAGGTAGAGGGGGAGCAGGGCATTGAGCAACTGCTCCGGACTCTGTTCGAACACGATGTCCGAGGGAAGGCTCGGAGCCGCGTTGGCCGAAGTGCCGGGTTCCACCACCAGACGGCCCTCCCGGGTGGTCAGCCGGAAGATCTCATCCTCCGGGGTGGCGATCCCCTGGGGATCGAGGGGGAGCAGGGTCTGAATGACCGGACGGGAGCTCACCAGGTT
This portion of the Cyanobium sp. NIES-981 genome encodes:
- a CDS encoding DUF3326 domain-containing protein is translated as MSPAEPLLTLMVIPTGIGCQVGGYAGDALPAARLLAAASGCLVTHPNVMNGAALYWRDPRIHYVEGAALDRFAARELALRPVRAQRVGVLLDAGIEVDLRQRHLQVIEACRATLGLDLGPVVVTDLPLEVTLEQGPSGSSWGRLLRPDALLRAGERLRDAGATAIAAVARFPEDPGSEALAAYRSGSGVDVLAGAEAVISHLLTDHLGLPCAHAPALSALPLDPQLDPRAAAEEIGHTFLPCVLVGLSQAPDLVALPSSAPEHWPPGWLHPSGIGAVVAPATALGGAAVLASAERGIPLIAVHNPGVLEVDAAALGLKVLSASSYSEAAGLVLALREGIHPGALSRPLQPLPPGPAWAGGEGEGDPRAGAGHPDGERAGQLR
- a CDS encoding TIGR02466 family protein, which produces MPARTAAASPLHIQSLFPVALAQAQLHPDPMDLAIQLQALHHLRGEGCSNPDPGCAWTGDLHGVWQLHTHPSFSPLAGELSRLGHAFLDQLGFQRDRVSLHIQRCWPVISEADQVVGRHYHPNAHLSGVYYFTGDGSGRQGCLRLFPSRQVNELVPGMAVGHDGPLLSSPWCAGHWDLPPRAGLFVLFPSCLEHAVLPNQDPDALRCSLSIDFVLTAPPGQHPPEYLAPHPSAWQAC
- a CDS encoding serine hydrolase produces the protein MPQSRRCRALLLVLLLSLMPLPGRAAADPAALRSAVDDARRQGQLRAVLVRVSVDGEDLLRMVSGESLPGQPATTAMRFRSGAVAMAYLATLLLRLAEQGVVDLDAPVRRWLPEVPHTERVSLRQLAQMTAGYRDDVRNPAFIAAFERNPFRRWRSEQLLAFAEPASLLYPPGTNWNYSHTSTLLLGMALERAGGAPLERLLQQQVLSPLGLKHTGDTGTAAIPPPVLHAYSEERRSALALPPERGFLEESTFWDPSWTLPAGAVQTTTLDDLHATAVGIGGGALLTPASYRAMVNTDLRGRTTALPGCGTCFPQSEGYTFGMGIVTTGRWLTQNPLFGGYAAAFGYHPQRRIAIAVAVTFREEAFQPDGTYVNEADRLFRRLGALLPPEDPPPPPRQPRPARGAGAGAAD
- a CDS encoding 23S rRNA (pseudouridine(1915)-N(3))-methyltransferase RlmH: MNPGRIRILAVGKVRKSWVREGLEVYRRRMPGLSIVELRDTDPVREAQAIRAELRSDEQLITLSEEGRTFRSRELAHHLNQSGSDRLAFVIGGADGLDPALRARAQWQLSLSALTFPHELARLLLLEQLYRAQTILQGGPYHRE
- a CDS encoding NAD+ synthase; translation: MRLALAQLNPLVGDLAGNGQLILEACRQAAAAQADLVLTPELSLWGYPPRDLLFHQARLAAQATALDRLVAELAGCEGAPAVLVGIAEASGSRELPNLYNALALVEGTGWRVVARKQLLPTYDVFDEQRYFRPGTEPAVLAFGRGARQWRLGLTICEDLWVEEDLQGQRLAGPDPVAALQARQVEVLINLSASPFNPAKADLRQALAARAAQRLGCPVVYVNQVGGNDELVFDGASFVVGSTGAVLCQLPSCREALELWSPASSAGSPPPPAAVLPAPMEQLFRALVLGVRDYAGKCGFQRSLLGLSGGIDSALVAVIASAALGPAAVRALLMPSPWSSEGSIADALALADRLGLPTSTLPIGPLMGGFDAALQPALGHAPTGLAAENLQSRIRGTLLMAVANQEGQLLLSTGNKSELAVGYCTLYGDMNGGLAVIGDLYKTTVFALADWLDSPASMPCRRDVGLPAEGELIGLAIRSKPPSAELRPDQRDSDSLPDYAELDPLLEALVEQRRSAEELAAEPRFGPLALQVGLLLRRAEFKRRQAAPVLKVSGHAFDSGWRMPIAAG
- the ald gene encoding alanine dehydrogenase, which translates into the protein MASIGVPREIKRDERRVALTPDGVQELVSQGMEVRVEAGAGLGAGIADTDFAAAGARLVNREEAWAAHLVVKVKEPQPEEFGFLRSDLVLFTYLHLAAYPDVGRALLEAGTTSLAYETVQLEDASLPLLAPMSEIAGRLAAQVGAHLLEQPHGGRGILMGGCTGVRPARVVVLGAGTVGWNAARIAAAMDAEVFLLDRSPQRLRQLEADRRGRLVNLVSSRSLVERLVPGADLVIGAVLTPGGRAPTLVEEALVQQMKPGSVIVDVAIDQGGCIATSRETTHTDPVHAVHGVQHYAVGNMPGAVPFTSTEALVSVTLPYILVMAGRGLAEAVTDRPELLSGLNTVDGAVCHPGVAKALGVAPRHPMACLR
- a CDS encoding nicotinate-nucleotide adenylyltransferase — translated: MTAPPAEASLEPNSSRGVIALFGTSADPPTLGHQALLRGLLDHFPRVATWASDNPLKQHGAPLAERAALLGALVRGLADPRLEQHQELSSPWAITTLDRAAQTWPGRELVFVVGSDLAPQIPRWKEGQAVLRRCRLAIVPREGWPVDSAELEPLRALGAQLQVLPLAIPPTASSALRLQPDPRQIPASVWPVLLEHNLYGLADPS
- a CDS encoding 2Fe-2S iron-sulfur cluster-binding protein yields the protein MTQPQTFTITAVYEGVTHSFPCRADQTVLAAAEAAGVPLPSSCCSGVCTTCAARISEGTVHQPDAMGVKDELKQEGYALLCVAFPTSDLSLTAGMEDALYEIQFGQYQK